DNA sequence from the Melospiza melodia melodia isolate bMelMel2 chromosome 22, bMelMel2.pri, whole genome shotgun sequence genome:
GAGGAAGCTTGAGAAGAAGCTAGAGGAAAACAAAATCAAAGAAGAGAAGGAAGCACAGGATTTGGAAGCAATGGTGCAGCACGTGGAGCAGAATCTGCAGCTGATGACTGTAAGTGTTGGCTTCAGGTTGAGCTCAGAAGTCAGGAAGAAATtgtgccctgtgagggtggggaggttcTGCAGATCCCAGAAAGGAGCagtgaggagggaaggagggagctgtTCCTACATCCTAAAACATTCAGAACACAGTGTGGTGTAACACAAACCTATCCCTCCAAGTTCTGTGCTGGAATCACTCATTCCCCTGTGGCTCAAGCTGCCTgggttattgttattattattattttatctttactattatttaatattaatttcaaTAATAAATTTGATCATCATTATTATTAGCATAATCATATaataattaattatatataacagcattatattttattatatataataatatgcaATAGTATTagggtattattattattattgttgttgttgttgttgttattatttcaATAATCTCTGTTCTGTTGCAGAAAAGGGCTGCCAAGGCTGAGAACAGTGCTGCCAAACTGAGGCAGGAGAATGCACAGCTGCAGGtacacagcagcactgctggggctgcagggacacatctcAGAGCTGAGCCAGTGCACAGGATTTTGCAGGCTCTGAGGAAAATGCTGGGTGTGTTTTTAGGCTTGGGAGTTGtgtcctggcaggggctgggagggcctGGATGGTGCAGTGGTGAGGAGCAATGGCCAGAAACTGAAATGAGGAAGAATTTCCTTCCatggagggtggcagagccctggagcaaACTGCCCAGGGAATCTGGGGAGTCTCCTTCTCTGGAGacacccaaacccacctggaaatGTTCCTGCCACCTCCTCCAGGTGACACTGCCTTGGCAGGGCTAGAGCTGGACACATCCAGAGCTCTTTCCAACCCTAATGATTCTGGGCAGACACTCCCTGCAGGCAGCTGGTGCTGGACTCCAGCCCTGTTTATTGCACTGTTTATTGCACTGTTTATTGCATTGTTTATTGCATTATTTATTGTATTCCCTCGTGTCGGTCAATGATTACATCCCAGCCCATCAGCTGCTGTGGGAATGCACCATTAGCTGCAGAGTATCTGCCGCGGTTCCGGGCTTGTTCCTCACGGATTCTGCCCTCACGCAGGCGGAGCTGAGGCATTCccggctggagcaggaggagctgcggGCGGGGTTGGCCGCGGCCAAGCAGAACGCGGAGGCGGCGCTGCAGCAGCTGCGGCGGGTGACAGCCAGCTCCAGGGCATCCATCAGGTCAGCCGCGCCGGGACAGCCCCACCGACACACAGATAAACCTCCtcgggggttttttgggttaaAATTCAGGGCTTTGTGTTCTGTGccgcaggagctgctctgtgtttCCTCCAAGTGTAAACATAAGTGGGAAGCGGGAGTTTCCAGTCCTGATAAAACGCTGCCTGATAAATCACAGAACGTGGGGAAACTCCCCCAAAGCTGCCTGGCTGCCTGTCCCCACAGGTAACCCTGCATCTCTCCCCCTCAGGCAGCTGCTGTCTGGAGCAGAATCCCTGCAGCTCGTGGCTGATCTCCTGAAATCCATAGACAGAATCTCGGAGGTGTCAGAGGATGGACACTGAGTGACTCACACAGCACGGAGCACTTTGTTTTCATACGGAAACCATTACTAAAACATGATTTTTTTAATACTTGGCCTCATTTTGATGCGTCAAACTGCAGACCTGGCATCTCCATCCCCTCTTAAGAGATCCCTGAACCGGGAAGGGAGCAGCTCCCGCAAATCCCCGGGCGGCTTTGGCTGCGGCTCTCGCTGCCCTTCGGTGCTCGGGGGGCGAAAGCCCGGTGTCATTGATGGCCGTGTCCCGGTGCTATTGAAGGCTGTGTAGCGGTGTCCCTGTGCTATTGAAGAccatgtcccggtgtcccggtacCATTGAAGGCCGTGCCGCAGTGTCCCGGTGTCATTAAAGGccatgtcccggtgtcccggtacCATTAAAGGCCGTGTCCCGGTGTCATTAAAGGCCGTGCCGCGGTGTCCCGGTGCCATTTGATGGCCGTGTCCCGGTGCCATTGATGGCCGTGTCCCGGTGTCATTAAAGGCCGTGCCGCGGTGTCCCGGTACCATTTGAAGGCCGTGTCCCGGTCCCGTCCCGGGCCGATCCCTGCGGGTCCCGGGACCGCCCCCCGGCCGTGCACGTGCGCCAATCCCCGCCCCGATTGGCTGCGCCCCGTCACGTGCCGGATCAGCTGACCCGCGCTCGCAGTAGCGATTGGCGGAGCGGGGGGCGGGCCGGGAGCGGCGCTGCCGCCATGTCCCgcgggccgggcccggccgggcccctGCGCTCCCCTCAGGGCCTGGAGCTGGATGCGGAGCGGGAGAGGATCCGCCGCGAGATCGAGCAGCTGGAGCGCAGCCTGCAGCCCGGCGGGACCGGCATCCAGCTGGCCCTGTGCGACACCGCCCTCAGCTCCGGTACGGCTCCGGGGGGCTCGGGGCGCTCCCCGCCGCTTTGCGCGTTCCCTCTGCAGCCAGAACCGGCAGCGGTGAAACGGCGGGGCCCAGGCGGCCTCGCATAACCTTGTGAGCCGCGGCGTGCCCGGCGTGCCCAGCTCGGTGTGCAGAGCCCGAGCGGTCGGTGCCCGAGCGGCTGCACCCCGGTcctgcggctcctgcagctccggGACCCCGCCCGCAGCCTGTACCAACCCCGGTGCTGCGGCTCCGGGGCTCCTGTACCAACCCCCGGTGCTGCTGCGGCTCCGGGACTCCCGTGCCACCCCCGGTGCTGCGGCTCCGGGACTCCTGTACCAACCCCGGTGCTGCGGCTCCGGGGCTCCTGTACCAACCCCCGGTGCTGCGGCTCCGGGACTCCCGTGCCACCCCCGGTGCTGCGGCTCCGGGACTCCTGTGCCACCCTCGCTCCTGCAGCTCCGGGACTCCTGTGCCAACCCCCGGTGCTGCGGCTCCGGGACTCCCGTGCCAACCCCCGGTGCTGCGGCTCCGGGACTCCCGTGCCAACCCCCGGTGCTGCGGCTCCGGGACTCCCGTGCCAACCCCCGGTGCTGCGGCTCCGGGACTCCCGTGCCAACCCCCGGTGCTGCGGCTCCGGGACTCCTGTACCAACCCCGGTGCTGCGGCTCCGGGACTCCTGTACCAACCCCCGGTGCTGCTGCGGCTCCGGGACTCCCGTGCCAACCCCCGGTGCTGCGGCTCCGGGACTCCCGTGCCAACCCCCGGTGCTGCGGCTCCGGGACTCCTGTGCCACCCCCGGTGCTGCGGCTCCGGGACTCCTGTGCCGCCCCCGGTGCTGCCGAGCGCTGCCGGTACTAAGGCTGCGCTCTCTTGCCTCGGAGCTGTCCCTGGCCTCTCACCCGGTGCCTCTCATGTGCAGCGCCACCGTTCAGCTTTGCTGTGCTTACCGAGCTGTGCTTTTACCTTCTCCAGAAcagcaacaaacaaacaaaaaaagcataaATAGACTATAACAATACACTTCTTACACGACAGCGTTATCAGTAGCCAAACCACTGATGGTCATGTCTGAGCTCTCTCTGCTGTTTTTTCCTCTATGTTTTAATTGCAAAGATTTGGGTTTAAAACTTTTCTTTTATCCCACTGCAATCAgcatttttgtgttttgtttgtctAACAGAtggtgatgatgaagatgatgatgatgaagattcTTGTGCTGAaatggtaattgttttttctttaagtATGTATTTCCAGTTTTGAAGGGAAACCTCACCCTGCTCCGGGGAAATCCAGGCAGTGCCTTGTGCTCAGTAAAACCTGGATTTGGGTATTCCTGCCCAGGATTTGTTATCCAGGCTCAGAGGCCTCCCTGCAAACCCCTCAGGTGTGGGCACACAGCACTGAGGAAGGGCTGAGTTACAGCACTGCTTGTTACAGACCTGCTTTTGTGTCTTCTCTCCCTAAATGCCTTCTCTGCCTCCAGGAAGTGGAAGTGGAAGAAGACagcagtgatgatgatgatgatgatgatattgAAAGCCTGCCCCAGGATCCAGAAACCTGCCTGCAGATGAACCATGTGTACCAGGATGTTATCAAGGAAAAGATTGAGGAGGTGGAGCTGCTCATTGCACAGAACAGAGCACAGCAggtgagcacagcagcagggaaatgctcATTCCTGTGCTTTTCTGGGTTCCCATTTGccttcctcccttcccctcaAGCCCAGGGCTGAGGTGGTTTATTTAACTGATGATTCCATGCTTTCTTATAATAAAAAATGGGTATTTTACATGTTATATTTTAGCATGCTGGGGCAAGTTAGTATTTTATTAAGCTTGTAATCATCTGCACAGTGCAAACTGAGGAAGTTCCAAATGCTGCCTTTGACTCCAGTGATTTTGAATCTGGTGCTGCAGGTTTGAGCCCTGGGGTGTTTGTGAGGGCTCAGCTCTCTGAAATCAGCACTCTGGGGGAAACACTGATGCTGTTCAATTCATTCTTGTGTTGCAGAAGGAAATCATGGATGAGCGTGATGGTTCAAAAACAACCAAGGCAGGAGATGGCAGAAATCTCCCAGCAAATGTGTTTTTGGGTCATTTTATGAAGCCATACTTTAAGGATAAAACAACAGGAATTGTAAGTAAATAAAAGCAGCTTGCAGACTGGTGTGTGTTCAGTGATGGTTGTGCACTGGAATGTGTTTGAGCTGTTCTCATTTCAGGTGTGTGACTGACTGTCACTCCTCAGCCTGAAACCTTTCCCCTCTCACTTGTCACTCTCCCTCCTCTGGAAATGTTTGTTCAGCCCTGTGAGGTCTGAGGAGTGCaattgcagcccccaggggcttGAATGTTCTTGGGTTTAACTTAACTTTATTGTCTTCATTTCCATGACCCAATTCCATGCTGCTCTTTAAAACCCTCACTGAAATCTGATCTGTTTGTTTGTGAAACTGTTTGCTCAGTTCCTgagattttctgtatttttttttatatttcctgGAAAAATCAGTAGTACATTTTCATGTGTTTTTAAAAGGCCATCAGCAAAAGGAGATCTTGGCTTTTTATGGTAGCCAAGATGTCAGCTATCATCATCCATATGTTAATATATTCAAGCAATTACTGGTAATATTTCTGTTTAATTAAATGAAACCTCTGCAAAGGTAACTAAGCAGTGTGAGTGTGACAGTTTGCACAAGTCTGAGTTTCCAGTTATTGTTGTAGCAGTTCATGCTGGAGTTTTAAGAAGAAACAGTCATTTTGTCTGACTCTGAGTGTATCTAACCCTTCTAATCCTCCTCAGGGCCCTCCTCCCAATGAAGAGGCCAAGGAGAAGGCAGCTCAGGGCATCAAATCCTTTGAACAGCTGCATTCATCCAAGTGTAAGTAAGTCTGGCTGCTGTTCAGTGCTCTAGAAGAGCTGTAATATGTTTATATTTATGTAACAAATGTATATATTCATATTGTTTGTGTGTTCCTGTTTGCAGTTAAACATCAACACCTCTGCCTGACTCACAAAAAGTTGTTAGAAGGGAGTGGGGTACTCTGTAAATTATTTCAGTGAGTCATTAATGACTCCTTTTCCATTTGTTGTGCTGATCAGCTCCTGTGAGCACTCCTAAAGCAAGTAAGGTGCTGCAGGGTGCCCAGATGAGGGCAGTTCAGGGGACACCTGCAGCTCCTGATGCTCACAGAGTGATTCCTTTCTTGGGGTCCCTTTGGGGGTCCCAGTAGCACCGAGCCAGAGGCTGTGCCTGGCCCAGGTCTGGCACCACGTGGGTGATTTGTGCAGGGAGCTctcactgcagagctgcaggaattCCCTGGAGCACTGGGTGTCTCCTGGCAGTGTTCTGCACTGATTCTGGCTGCTCTCTGTCTGCTTTAGGGAAAGCTGTAGAGAAGACTCTGCTGCAGAAATCCGTGGTGAGCGACCGCCTGCAGCACCTGCTCCAGCCAAAGCTGCTCAAGTGAGTtctgccccaaatcccctctgctcctgctcagaACACTGCAGGGCAAAGGAGAAGGGACATGTGCAGATTTCCCCTCCCTCCAGCAAGTTCCTGTGTTAATTGCTTGTGTTTGTGGGATTTTACCATCTATCCTTCCTATTGGCACTGCGGTGTAACTTAAAATACTTTGTAGGGCTTGAAGCTGAAATTGTGATATGAGACCTAAAGATGTGGATTTCTGTGCTGGAACTGGCACAGTCTGTATGGCTGTTGCAGCAACCATTGGTTCTCTGTGTAAACACCAAAATGGTTTATCTGAAATCTGCTGTGGGTCAAGGTTTGCATTGAAGGGGCAGAAATATGGCAATGAGTGTGCCTTGTGGGAAACCCTGGGAGAACAGTTTGGTGTGGAAATAAACCTGAAGGGAGGAATGGAACTGATggggaaggtgtctctgctgtaCATCTTCTGATGCCATTGACCCCATTCCCATCTGTCCTCTTAAGTAGTGATAAAAATGTCTTTGAACAGGTTGAGTTATTGGAATCAGAAACTGGAGAAAATCAAGACTGAAACAGAAAAAGAGACCTTGGAAAAGCAAATCAAAGACTTGGAGCAAGAAATAGAGGCAATTAAGTAAGAAGTCTTTCTGTGTTCTTGGTGAAAAATTAAATGTCTTAGAGTTTAGCTCTCAAAGTTCCCTCCTGCTACTTCTGGATGGTTATTGGTGTTGGGTTGTAAAAAATCAGGTCCTGttgtggctctgcagctctctcaTCTCCACTGTACTTTACTAAGAAATGTGTTTGGGTCTTGATACACAAAGTGCCTGCACCCAGTGTAGAGGTGCTGCTTTAAATTGTTGTTGAGCAACAAAGGAGCAGAGCTCTGATTTTTCCATAGTTTTGAACTTTTTCTCATGAACAAATATCAAGCAACATGTTTGGATATAGCATTAATTGTTTCTCCTGCTAACCTGAGTATTCTGTTCTTGTGGAAGTCAGGAACAGGTGGGAGGAAAGCGATGAGGCAGGATCAAGAAGACAAAGTGTTTCATTAACCATTTAATAagattctttcttcctttttgtaCCTTCTCCTGTAGCCAACTCCCAGAAAGTGACTTAATAGGAAACAGATTCGATGAGCATGACTGGGACAAGATTTCAAACATCCATGTGAGTTGGGGGCTCAGCTGCTTTATTGCTTCTGATATCTGGGTCCTTCCTCTTGAGAATCCCTGATCTGGTTTGCATCCAGTGTTTCCATCTTGCATTTCTCCAAGCTGACTGTTAAATGATCTCAACTTGTTAAATTTGGTGATTTAATTCTGGAAAACTTGGCAGTAAGACATACTTGGAATGCAAAATACTGATTTTCCTTTTGTCCAGGTGTCTTAATCCCAGCTATGAGACTAAacatatttttgttggttttttagtTTGATGGACAACGCAGCTCAGAGGAACTGAGAAAGTTTTGGCAAAACTGGGAACATCCAAGCATCAACAAAGAGGAATGGACTGAGGAGGAGCTGGACAGGCTGAAGCAGATTGCTGCTGAGCACAACTGCCTGGACTGGCAGAGCATTGCCCAGGAGCTGGGGGTAAGGTCTGAGCTGGCTGCTGGGTTCACTCTGGCTTTACTTTGCCTCTTGTCAGATTTAAAAAACAATGTTAATACTAATTCAGTGTTAATTAATGCTTTGTGATGAGTGTCCAAGAACAGTACCAAAAAGGATTGGTGCTTTAGCTTTTCCCTCTTGCTTTTTGTTCTCATAAGTAACTAATTGCCtgcttctctcttttttccctgtgttAAGACAAACAGGACACCTTTCCAGTGCTTGCAGAAATACCAACTCTATAACAAAgatttaaaaaggaaagaatggaCCAAGGAGGAGGATCAGATGCTTTTAGAGCTTGTTCAGGAGATGAGAGTGGGAAGCCATATCCCATACAAGAAAAGTAAGTGGCCCACAAGTGACAAACCCTTCATTCACCTGGAATGCTTCACTCTCCCATTCTCTTTTCCTTGGTGATCTCTGCCTTTCCTGTTTCATTATATCAGCAAGAACTTCATATCTCTTGGAACCTTTATCCATACTGGAAATTTGGCTGAAACTGGCAGAGCACCATTTCTTAAGAGATTAAAGTGCTGCTTATGGCAATCACTACTTGCAACTGTTGTCCAGATAAAGGAAGAAGCATTAATTACAACAGATTTAAATAAACCTTTTAATTTCCAGTTGCTTATTACATGGAAGGAAGAGATTCTGCTCAGCTGATTTACCGCTGGACAAAGAGTGTGGACCCCAGCTTGAAGAAGGGACCCTGGACACCAGAGGAAGATGCTGTAAGCAACATTCTCTGGGCCTGGAATTGCAGGGTGGGAATGTTGGAGTGCTGAGGTGTGGCATGGCTGTAAATCTGAGTTCCAGGAGTGTGAACCAGACCAAGGTGGGCACTCCACAGCTCAGGAGCGCTTAGAAGCTCCTAAGCAGTTTTGTCCAGAGATTTGCACAGGAAACAAACAGAACTGCTGCTGTCTCAGGCCTGTTAGGGTTGATCCTGGTGAGGATTTCAGCtcttgctctgcctgcacacagatgCTGATGGCTGCAGTTAAGAAGTACAAGGAGAAGGACTGGTACAAAATCCGGAGGGAAGTGCCAGGCAGGAGCGATGCCCAGTGCCGGGACCGGTGAGTTCAGGCCAGGGAACATTTTCCCTGAACAAGGGAAAtgctgggtttgttcagccttggAGGGCAGGGATGGTCTGATTTTTGCAAGCAGGATTGAATGATCCTGACTGTAATGTTTTCATTTGGAAGGTATTTAAAAGCATTGCATTGGGATGTAAAGAAAGGCAAGTGGAGcttggaggaagaggagcagctgaTTGAACTGGTTCAAAAGCATGGCCTGGGTAGGTGTTGCTGTGGCTTAATCTTTAGAGGTGTCATTGAGGTTTTCTCTTCTTTCATTGTaagccctgcaggctctgctttgTACTGATGACTGCAACTTCTCTCTATTGTTTGCTGTGGGTATGAGATCCATTCGTGCAGTAGCTCTGTCTCTTATCCAGAGAAATGTATAACCAGTGTGTAATGGCTGCATTGAAAGGCTTGTTGCTCAGTTTGTGGCACAAATAAAATGTTCTGCATCCTCTGCCTCCTTTTCAGGTCGCTGGAGTAAAATAGCCTCAGAGCTGCCCCATCGGACTGGTGCCCAGTGCCAGAGCAAGTGGACAGTCATGATTGGCTCTAAGGTATTGTGGGAGTCCTGCTGTCACAGCCCCATCTCTTCAATTAAGTTTCTCTAAACTAAAAGTGGAATCCTAAAAGTGAAATCAATAAAAAAATTGACATTGATTTCACACAatcaaggggttttttttgtggatttCACAGTTTAACTTTTTGGTGGGTAAAGCAGTGTTTGTTCTGAAGGGCTGAAGTTAATTTGCTGTATATTTATGTATTATCCAGAATTCCTTCCTGCCTTGAAATGCCTGTAAGAATGGGATATATGTAGGTTTTCATGTCTGTACCTCATAACTTGCCAGTTTTGATCGCAGGCACTCAAGAAATTCTGGCTGCTTAAAACCATATTAAAGATGGTTTTGTTTCCTTTGGAAAAGGAAACTTCCTGATTTGAGAGAGTTGCAAGCCAGGGGTGAACACTGACTAAAACTTGTGTGTGCTTGTTTTGATCAAGAGGAAAAGATCTGGGGCAACCAAACGGCGCCACGCTGAGGagagctccagcccctcagagagcagcagtgaggaggagctggagctggagcacagCTCAGAGGAGGAGAACGTGACCACGAGAAAGGAGAAGTTTGCAGTGCCCAGCATTGACCTGTGGATACCAACAGGGACAGACAAACAGGAGACAAGCAGAGAGAGAAACCAGATCCAATCCCTCCtctctgctgccagggctggcacagggagcagctgcagtgaCGTTCCAAGGGCAGGGCGTGATGGAGACAGAGCTGCTGATAAATCATCTGAGCTGAACACTGTGCTCATGGGCATTGCAAATGCCTGCTCCACAGATGTGCTGGTGGGGAATCCAGCAGAAGTGATGGCCAAGGTGAGCTGGGATGGGGGCTTGGATCAGAAGTTGGaagggaagtgcagctgctgcagtaAGGGCAGGATGTGATGAGCAGATAACATCTTGCTGTTCATTCCCTTGTGGTGTAAAGTCAAAAAACGTGAAGATAATTACCCAGTAAattctggtttttgggtttttggtagATCCCTCACACAAAAGCTTCTGTGAAATAGACATTTCACAGAAATGATGTTGTGATGATGCACACGGATTAAAAGGGAAGGTCTCCAGAGTTGATTTCATTTAGTAAGATACCTTCAGCAGCAGCAATGTTGAGAACTTGTACCTGCTGTGCAGTGCCAATAATTTCCTTTGACTTTCCCTTCTGTATTTTCTTGTGTTCTTTCATCTTTAGGCTTCCCAGTGTGGGAAACACGTGCTGCGGGTTAGCCTGGAGGAGGTGAGGACAATACTGAGGAACAACACGAGCTTCCAGAGGAAACTGGTGAGTGCCTCTTGTGTCTTGTCTGCTCTTGTGACTTTCAGGCTGTGCTTAGtaggaaataatttttatataatcACAGATATTGCACTTTAATTCCAAGAGGAAAAGCTCACAGTTTTTTGTCCTGACTGCCCTGTGAGTTGTTTGCCCTGGGACTAATGGCAGAACCTTCCTCACGGGAACTCTTAATTGTGTATTTTTCATGCATGGCAATTAAAGATGCTGAGACCTGCCAGGCTTTTGGCCGTGCCCCCTGGAGTGGgtgcagctgctggccaggatgcccaggagctgcccaggagaGCCTGGCGCTGCAACAGGGAGCACTGGAGGAGGCTGAACCTGGACAGGAAGCTGCTGATGGCAGTGACCCCGTGGATGGGCAATGTGCTGCTGCCCCGCAGCCTGAGGGCTGGCACCATGGGTTTCTACCACACAAAAGGTACTGGGGGCCCATCCTACCTCTGTCCCTATTTTCTGATGTCTTCTGAGTGATTTCCCAGCTGATTTTGTTGTTGGATTTCTTCCCAGCTGCTGCTATTCATGACAAGGTTAAGTCAGTGAGTCTCAGCAGCACTCCCCTGTTTGCACTGCTCATTCAGGTAAGTTTTACTGTCTTAATAGCTTTACCTGCTTTCAAACAGAGGGAGtctttatttttcagtatttGAAGCTTAAATAGGTTTATCTTTGAGTTTTATCTTTGCTTCTTAAACAAATAATCTAATTTTTGGACTAATCTGCCCTCACGGTTTGCACATGAAGTTTCTTAAGTAAGTCCTGCATCCAAAGTCTGGTCCTGCCAGGGCTTTTTCTGCAAGTGTAAAATATCCCCAGAATCTTGCATGTGGAGCATGTCCCATCTGTCTTGCTTTGTCACTGACCCCAGCAGTCCATTTTTGTTCTCATTTGAATGTTAATGAAGCTCTCACCTTGCAGCTCCTCCAGATTGATACCAAGGGCTGTATGAGGATTATTAAGGAGAGGAACCTGAGGCACTTGGAGCTGCTTAAGGCTAATGCAAGGAGCCCTCAGCAGGTATTGTGGTTTTAAGCTTTCCCCAATGAAATCTTGACTAAAATAAGCACTTTAATTGTGTGGCCACACAGTTTATATGTGTGTTAGCAGTTTTGGTTCAGAGGCAGAATCAAATGCTGGCTCTATTTGTTCAGGAGGTGGCAGATGTGGGTTTGATTCACATCTGTGCTGTTTTAATCATCTTTAAATCTACCAGAAGTATAATTTAATATACTTTTTTTTACAGGCTTCCCAAAATACAGAGACTTCTTCAGGTACCTACCAGAACATTTATTTTTGTGATGTGCAAGAACTTTCCCATAATTCATCACTGTTACATTAATAACGAGTTTAACTGAAGGAGAGCTTTGGGGGACAAGCTGCATTGTCATGCTCATTTTTGCTAGATCTTGGATCTTTTAAGCATGTTCCCCTTTGGTAAGGACTGGAAAAAACCCTGGAGGGCTGGGGAACCATTGGCTCTGGACCAGTTCAGTGGGGTGTTAGGGTGCATTCCTGGCCCATCTCTGATTTCTGGGGGGCACAGTTACCCCTTGTTCAGTTGTCGGGATGTGGCTTGATTAAATCAGGACTGTAATGATCCACAAACAGGAATTCTGCCACATTCCTTGATGTTTAATGAGAGATGGCTTTTGGAAATGCTGTTCATTCATTGTCATTTTATCCTCTGCAGGCAACTCATCCCAGGCTTGTTCTCAGAGGAATTCCCAACAGGGCATCCCCAAGAGTGCTGTCAGGAGATCTGCCTTGAGAGCACGGGCCAGCCCCACCGGAGCCTTGGAGAGCTGggccccagctgtgctgggagctcccccagccctgggccaaAGGCACAGGGTGAAAACTGTCTCAGAACTGCTGCAAGAGAAGCGTTGGAGGAGGCTCcaggccagggcagccctgcagaggacaGTGCTGGTTGCCCCACAGGTGCTGGTTTCAGGGCCTTTGATCATCCAGCACCCAGCCCAGCAAATCATTCCCTGTGCACCTGCAGGGAGctcacctgcagctgctgctgggacagacagccAGGTACAGGGTTCAGCAGTGCCCACAAGGACTTCTGCTGCAGGTTCTGCTCCTGTGCCTCAAAACCATTCCTCTGCAGTGCCAGAAACTGGGGAGAG
Encoded proteins:
- the SNAPC4 gene encoding snRNA-activating protein complex subunit 4 isoform X1, with the protein product MSRGPGPAGPLRSPQGLELDAERERIRREIEQLERSLQPGGTGIQLALCDTALSSDGDDEDDDDEDSCAEMEVEVEEDSSDDDDDDDIESLPQDPETCLQMNHVYQDVIKEKIEEVELLIAQNRAQQKEIMDERDGSKTTKAGDGRNLPANVFLGHFMKPYFKDKTTGIGPPPNEEAKEKAAQGIKSFEQLHSSKWKAVEKTLLQKSVVSDRLQHLLQPKLLKLSYWNQKLEKIKTETEKETLEKQIKDLEQEIEAINQLPESDLIGNRFDEHDWDKISNIHFDGQRSSEELRKFWQNWEHPSINKEEWTEEELDRLKQIAAEHNCLDWQSIAQELGTNRTPFQCLQKYQLYNKDLKRKEWTKEEDQMLLELVQEMRVGSHIPYKKIAYYMEGRDSAQLIYRWTKSVDPSLKKGPWTPEEDAMLMAAVKKYKEKDWYKIRREVPGRSDAQCRDRYLKALHWDVKKGKWSLEEEEQLIELVQKHGLGRWSKIASELPHRTGAQCQSKWTVMIGSKRKRSGATKRRHAEESSSPSESSSEEELELEHSSEEENVTTRKEKFAVPSIDLWIPTGTDKQETSRERNQIQSLLSAARAGTGSSCSDVPRAGRDGDRAADKSSELNTVLMGIANACSTDVLVGNPAEVMAKASQCGKHVLRVSLEEVRTILRNNTSFQRKLMLRPARLLAVPPGVGAAAGQDAQELPRRAWRCNREHWRRLNLDRKLLMAVTPWMGNVLLPRSLRAGTMGFYHTKAAAIHDKVKSVSLSSTPLFALLIQLLQIDTKGCMRIIKERNLRHLELLKANARSPQQASQNTETSSGNSSQACSQRNSQQGIPKSAVRRSALRARASPTGALESWAPAVLGAPPALGQRHRVKTVSELLQEKRWRRLQARAALQRTVLVAPQVLVSGPLIIQHPAQQIIPCAPAGSSPAAAAGTDSQVQGSAVPTRTSAAGSAPVPQNHSSAVPETGESPGCSQGTDLQSSKELHKKEALGSSPEGRVSPAVSPAAAEKAPEQGGCNGQGTASSSASAVLHNQAFVPHQITVVALGLESGTSKLSLSTPVTSELERNRPQQRPVSLLPALVAPQAASPVIPSSILPFKWVVTPQGLLPSTVQTVLGVPQGMPAAPGASQAQTAVTSNGSVSALGGTPVPAEANPPHPSSAETKGPSSQLAGVPLGKAAGQCTHLLPVTPVSAGCTTCSVSAVTPACPDGSSMAPDSSAAPAASPALWAMLLPQPQPPASTQGSDCQPVPSLTSLGRSSGSITPNRSFSKAGSSRRRAVHWPGAAAPHSSVPGSSACSGAQALRNRPIASKPPSTDVPPQPSTSHAQKNLLDFSLISLEDQGLVKEWLSGKQGVQVPPLQTRLPYLPPFLCSIKTLSRLLLQKAALEVQAAPLLASEASGDGGTGDLFHAIGELVQQKLGDNPAYLLLKARFLAAFTLPAVLATLSPPRVTTTVSAGSQLEESDEEELESENQVLKEESCGNELTGVQEHWRLGDEPGDEDADLLNQDMGAEESPAQSALGSCTAGADARAPQSRRSARFKKRRRT
- the SNAPC4 gene encoding snRNA-activating protein complex subunit 4 isoform X2; its protein translation is MKRPRRRQLRASNPLNSCIHPSVRKAVEKTLLQKSVVSDRLQHLLQPKLLKLSYWNQKLEKIKTETEKETLEKQIKDLEQEIEAINQLPESDLIGNRFDEHDWDKISNIHFDGQRSSEELRKFWQNWEHPSINKEEWTEEELDRLKQIAAEHNCLDWQSIAQELGTNRTPFQCLQKYQLYNKDLKRKEWTKEEDQMLLELVQEMRVGSHIPYKKIAYYMEGRDSAQLIYRWTKSVDPSLKKGPWTPEEDAMLMAAVKKYKEKDWYKIRREVPGRSDAQCRDRYLKALHWDVKKGKWSLEEEEQLIELVQKHGLGRWSKIASELPHRTGAQCQSKWTVMIGSKRKRSGATKRRHAEESSSPSESSSEEELELEHSSEEENVTTRKEKFAVPSIDLWIPTGTDKQETSRERNQIQSLLSAARAGTGSSCSDVPRAGRDGDRAADKSSELNTVLMGIANACSTDVLVGNPAEVMAKASQCGKHVLRVSLEEVRTILRNNTSFQRKLMLRPARLLAVPPGVGAAAGQDAQELPRRAWRCNREHWRRLNLDRKLLMAVTPWMGNVLLPRSLRAGTMGFYHTKAAAIHDKVKSVSLSSTPLFALLIQLLQIDTKGCMRIIKERNLRHLELLKANARSPQQASQNTETSSGNSSQACSQRNSQQGIPKSAVRRSALRARASPTGALESWAPAVLGAPPALGQRHRVKTVSELLQEKRWRRLQARAALQRTVLVAPQVLVSGPLIIQHPAQQIIPCAPAGSSPAAAAGTDSQVQGSAVPTRTSAAGSAPVPQNHSSAVPETGESPGCSQGTDLQSSKELHKKEALGSSPEGRVSPAVSPAAAEKAPEQGGCNGQGTASSSASAVLHNQAFVPHQITVVALGLESGTSKLSLSTPVTSELERNRPQQRPVSLLPALVAPQAASPVIPSSILPFKWVVTPQGLLPSTVQTVLGVPQGMPAAPGASQAQTAVTSNGSVSALGGTPVPAEANPPHPSSAETKGPSSQLAGVPLGKAAGQCTHLLPVTPVSAGCTTCSVSAVTPACPDGSSMAPDSSAAPAASPALWAMLLPQPQPPASTQGSDCQPVPSLTSLGRSSGSITPNRSFSKAGSSRRRAVHWPGAAAPHSSVPGSSACSGAQALRNRPIASKPPSTDVPPQPSTSHAQKNLLDFSLISLEDQGLVKEWLSGKQGVQVPPLQTRLPYLPPFLCSIKTLSRLLLQKAALEVQAAPLLASEASGDGGTGDLFHAIGELVQQKLGDNPAYLLLKARFLAAFTLPAVLATLSPPRVTTTVSAGSQLEESDEEELESENQVLKEESCGNELTGVQEHWRLGDEPGDEDADLLNQDMGAEESPAQSALGSCTAGADARAPQSRRSARFKKRRRT